From one Sphingobacteriales bacterium genomic stretch:
- a CDS encoding gliding motility-associated C-terminal domain-containing protein → MKRILILLVCILTVLQSVLAQLNISISTTPSTCSSNGSIMVNASGSSFPYFYQITSSSSGIVRPLQNANIFQNLPSGNYSVRVSDANNTTKTTPALISGNYTPLSFSHTQVQSSVIIQANNGKGPYKYAYSPDGGFTYTTPSDSNTFRCMTSGNYIFRVTDSCENFYSEAVAVNPVTVNMDFSCIENGSNRSIRLNSIISGNGGYIFHAYGNGYDETNSNGHFSNITKCNRNIQIDVKDQCSLSNRFEVCPFPNYTYEVACVNFKNNSVTLTNISGGNNIPFVFTANGSTGNSAFIQNIPNTQDSIVVGITDSCDLSSTVKINKMKILKQPTVNCPDGGMIVNTFIPFNGTGRSFPPTRFQSISGPTSFDETDSISTDTTQVSFYQLVTGSYKYKITNACGDEVIDSFSYSKQCYSALNLYKYQSCNGLRFRLEKDCATDTTALYTLKDMNGRIVAQNRNGIFSSIDNDSCYKMEVRELVCDTILTDYVHPVGLQLGMFQNSCNELSLRVSLYDKKNCGTASTPRFADDMEYILCDSTLNILMTNNTGLINSIPADTYWIYARGLSCNSDTVRYLKTGGFSDTVRFCLTPSLKLVNSKCTFAWKVKLLNNRSNINFSLVGNGTIRQSSTGFSGVDTGHYVLKDGCNEQPLFLPDYYHFRSSVNPGCPSNASITAGYDIDSLYIDSLSRKYFFELCDLPEIDYNIRELDTGNPLVYSYSGLFNNLKTGTYHVVYYKGDEFCSHGRDTLFTSFYARPALSATYGLICNNNRASVKAMITGGTPPYSYEVLNSTIRPITTNSNFVLYDSMPLGTAQFRVSDACGISTDYSTEVLNVDFEPTYRKKCNGQVQLIAPDIFNATYIWTNKHGDTIGHTPGIYAYPSGDDTFHVSIKYLNCTFHKNIYVTDISGSTIRANAGMDIAIDTTVIFLHANTAGANTTGTWRQVHPSSGNTYFYNIHDANTKISVAIFPGQYTYVWTLNDTANGCISEDTVVVSFVRCPGIKPVLYSKQTVLSSCTNNAQITIAISQSSTPVHFIWNTGDTSSILKNLSNGIYTVRIFDETNCTEDALDTIYINGSQSSFSTFARTICDGDSITINNKKYFTGGIYTDTLQNSVGCDSILTVRISLLNNSSRHDTVYLCEENSYVLPDGQVITRSGNYMVKLTNLVGCDSLLHYHIRFNAASQKITDTAICAGLSYTLPNGNTTQQSGIYNDTFHNVYGCDSIIITKLRVKDALTKVNLGENTLICDGDTYTISLNYPSNVRFIWLDNSTLPSFSINAAGIYAVRVFDECTVTTDTISIGIKDCSCNFYIPSAFSPNDDGYNDIFKPFANCVFFEDYTLSVYNRWGELIFHTTETEMGWDGKYKNEIQPIDTYIWILEYDDILGNLKIRKNGNLTLLR, encoded by the coding sequence ATGAAAAGAATCCTGATTTTATTAGTTTGTATTTTAACTGTCCTGCAGTCAGTTCTTGCACAACTCAATATTTCCATTTCAACAACACCCTCTACCTGCAGTTCAAATGGTTCGATTATGGTGAATGCTTCTGGAAGCAGCTTTCCTTATTTCTATCAGATAACGTCCAGCAGCAGCGGCATTGTTCGTCCATTGCAAAATGCAAACATCTTTCAAAACTTACCGTCAGGGAATTACTCCGTTCGTGTTTCAGATGCCAATAATACCACAAAAACCACCCCAGCATTGATAAGCGGAAATTATACCCCCCTTTCATTTTCACACACGCAGGTGCAATCCTCCGTCATCATTCAGGCAAACAACGGAAAAGGCCCTTATAAATATGCCTATTCACCGGATGGAGGCTTCACCTATACAACACCCTCCGATTCGAACACTTTCCGATGTATGACAAGCGGTAATTATATATTTCGAGTAACGGACAGTTGTGAAAACTTTTATTCGGAAGCGGTAGCTGTCAATCCGGTTACCGTGAATATGGATTTTTCCTGCATAGAAAATGGAAGCAACAGAAGCATCCGACTGAATTCGATTATAAGCGGCAACGGCGGCTATATTTTCCATGCATATGGCAACGGTTATGATGAGACCAATTCAAACGGCCACTTCAGCAACATCACCAAATGTAATAGAAACATACAGATTGATGTAAAAGACCAATGTTCCTTGTCCAACCGGTTTGAAGTCTGTCCTTTTCCAAATTACACCTATGAGGTCGCCTGTGTCAATTTCAAAAATAATTCCGTTACACTCACCAATATCAGCGGAGGAAACAATATTCCCTTTGTGTTTACTGCAAATGGCAGCACCGGTAATTCAGCGTTCATTCAAAACATACCTAACACACAAGATTCCATAGTTGTCGGTATCACAGATAGCTGCGATTTAAGCAGTACCGTTAAAATCAATAAGATGAAAATCTTAAAACAACCCACCGTAAATTGTCCTGACGGCGGAATGATTGTAAATACATTCATTCCCTTCAATGGTACAGGAAGATCATTTCCTCCCACCAGATTCCAGTCTATTTCCGGTCCGACTTCATTCGACGAAACAGACAGCATCTCTACGGACACCACACAGGTATCCTTTTATCAGCTGGTGACAGGCAGTTATAAATATAAAATAACCAATGCCTGCGGCGATGAAGTCATAGACTCATTTTCGTATTCAAAACAATGTTATTCGGCGCTCAATCTATATAAATATCAAAGCTGCAATGGTTTAAGATTCCGACTGGAAAAAGATTGCGCCACCGATACGACCGCGCTCTATACGCTGAAAGATATGAATGGTAGGATTGTCGCACAAAACAGGAATGGGATCTTCAGCAGTATTGACAACGACAGTTGTTATAAGATGGAAGTACGTGAATTGGTTTGCGACACCATACTCACTGACTATGTGCATCCGGTAGGATTGCAATTAGGTATGTTTCAAAATTCCTGTAATGAATTATCCCTTAGGGTAAGTTTATATGATAAAAAAAACTGTGGTACGGCATCTACACCCAGATTTGCCGATGATATGGAATATATTTTGTGTGACTCAACGCTCAATATCCTGATGACCAACAACACCGGACTCATAAATTCCATACCTGCGGATACCTATTGGATATATGCCAGAGGATTGAGCTGCAACAGTGACACGGTAAGATATCTAAAAACCGGAGGGTTCAGTGATACTGTTCGATTTTGCCTTACACCATCTTTAAAACTCGTGAATAGCAAATGTACATTCGCCTGGAAAGTAAAACTGCTGAATAACCGGAGTAATATAAATTTCAGTCTTGTCGGCAATGGTACCATACGACAAAGTTCAACAGGATTCAGCGGTGTAGATACGGGTCATTATGTACTCAAAGACGGATGCAATGAACAGCCGTTATTCCTGCCGGATTACTATCATTTTCGAAGTTCTGTGAATCCGGGGTGCCCTAGCAATGCTTCCATAACGGCTGGCTATGATATCGACTCATTATATATCGACAGCCTGAGCAGAAAATATTTTTTCGAATTGTGTGATTTACCGGAAATCGATTACAACATCAGGGAGCTGGACACCGGTAATCCGCTGGTTTATAGTTATTCCGGCTTGTTTAACAATCTAAAGACAGGCACCTATCATGTCGTATATTATAAAGGGGATGAATTCTGCAGCCACGGCAGGGATACCCTCTTTACGTCATTCTATGCAAGGCCTGCTTTGTCCGCCACGTACGGATTAATTTGCAACAACAACAGGGCGAGTGTGAAAGCAATGATAACAGGCGGCACTCCGCCATACTCCTATGAAGTACTGAACAGCACCATTCGTCCCATTACTACGAATTCAAATTTTGTACTCTATGACAGTATGCCATTGGGTACAGCACAATTCAGGGTAAGCGATGCCTGCGGAATCAGCACGGATTATTCCACGGAAGTATTAAATGTTGATTTTGAACCTACCTACCGGAAAAAGTGTAACGGCCAGGTACAGTTAATTGCACCGGACATTTTCAATGCAACCTACATATGGACCAACAAACATGGTGACACCATAGGGCATACGCCCGGCATTTATGCCTATCCTTCAGGTGATGATACGTTTCATGTCAGTATCAAATACCTGAATTGCACATTCCATAAGAACATTTATGTTACTGATATCTCAGGAAGTACGATTCGTGCAAATGCAGGTATGGATATCGCAATTGATACCACGGTCATTTTTTTACATGCCAACACTGCCGGTGCCAATACTACTGGAACATGGAGACAAGTCCATCCAAGTTCAGGCAACACCTATTTTTACAATATCCACGATGCCAATACAAAAATCAGTGTAGCTATATTTCCGGGACAATATACGTATGTCTGGACATTGAACGATACGGCCAACGGTTGTATTTCGGAAGACACGGTGGTGGTCAGTTTTGTGAGGTGTCCGGGAATAAAACCTGTACTCTACAGCAAACAGACAGTTCTATCTTCCTGCACAAACAATGCACAAATAACCATAGCTATTTCACAGAGTTCCACGCCTGTTCATTTTATATGGAATACCGGAGACACAAGCTCCATTCTTAAAAACCTGTCTAACGGGATTTATACAGTAAGGATATTTGATGAAACCAATTGTACCGAAGATGCCTTAGACACCATCTACATAAATGGCAGTCAATCCAGTTTTTCAACCTTTGCACGTACAATATGTGACGGAGACAGCATTACCATCAACAACAAAAAATATTTTACAGGAGGCATCTATACGGATACACTACAGAACAGTGTCGGGTGTGACAGTATCTTAACAGTTCGGATCAGTTTGCTGAACAATAGCAGCCGGCACGATACCGTTTATCTCTGTGAAGAAAATTCATACGTACTTCCCGATGGACAGGTGATAACACGGTCAGGAAATTATATGGTCAAACTAACAAATTTGGTGGGATGCGACAGTCTGCTTCATTATCATATTCGATTCAATGCTGCCAGTCAAAAAATAACAGACACCGCAATATGCGCGGGATTGAGTTATACATTGCCAAACGGAAATACGACACAACAATCCGGTATATACAATGATACTTTTCACAACGTCTACGGATGTGATAGTATAATTATTACAAAACTGAGAGTCAAAGATGCGCTAACAAAAGTAAATCTGGGCGAGAATACCCTGATTTGCGATGGTGACACGTATACCATCAGCCTGAACTATCCAAGTAACGTTCGATTTATTTGGCTGGATAACAGCACCCTTCCTTCATTTTCAATAAATGCCGCCGGGATTTACGCTGTTAGGGTTTTTGACGAATGCACCGTCACCACGGATACCATTTCCATAGGAATAAAAGACTGCAGTTGTAACTTTTATATTCCATCTGCATTTTCACCTAATGACGACGGATACAACGATATTTTCAAGCCATTTGCCAACTGTGTATTTTTTGAAGATTATACTCTAAGTGTCTATAACCGATGGGGTGAATTGATATTCCATACTACCGAAACTGAGATGGGTTGGGATGGCAAATACAAAAATGAAATTCAGCCAATTGATACCTACATTTGGATATTGGAATACGATGATATTTTGGGAAATCTAAAAATCAGGAAGAATGGGAATCTGACTCTACTTAGATAA
- a CDS encoding gliding motility-associated C-terminal domain-containing protein — MKKLYIILSFILCFLWAHFDASSQATYVRPCYSINAGVDVTQCSETCIDPNRTAIPQYDNRATNTYLVQQMTLPSPSYNTTGTNVIVDQDDIWSGVVPIGFNFCFFGNSYNRLVIGANGLISFNLGYAGAYCPWSYSGGIPDAGKPINSIMGPYTDIDPSVGFSPNRINFYTEGVYPCRRFVINFYRIPMFSCTGSLHTSQIVLHEAYNIIDVIINNKPVCSSWNGGRGIIGIQNAAGSVAFSAPGNNPSTSSFGNTCFRFYPNGALQQTINWTDNGTVVSNTATLNASVCPNTTKTYVANLVNNRCDGSSVTVRDTFIFRVNALPVANAGPDKSLSCITPNITLGAPAVAGHTYTWSPAAGLSNSNIAQPTTNTPNTYILTVRNTLTGCTKRDTVVISPLRFPTANAGADKTITCLNPSVSIGTPAIVGFTYSWSPAAGLNNSSLAQPNASQPNTYTLTIRNDTTGCTATDPVIVSIDTVSPGANAGSDQTLTCANVSFVIGSPSVGGNTYSWSPAAGLNNPAIAQPTASLPNNYTLTVTKSSNGCTSTDAVLINQNTTVPVANAGIDRTLTCSTNSFVIGTAAIAGNTYSWSPAAGLSNPAIAQPTATQPNTFILTVTNTATSCTNTDTVVIARDTSSPAANAGPDNIITCTNPTFVIGTAAVAGQTYSWAPAAGLSNPNIAQPTASTTGTFTLTSTKTVNGCTKSDAVTITVDTLRPVANATANQTITCANPTFVIGAPAVAGNTYSWSPAAGLSNPAIAQPTVSASGTFTITATNTTNGCSSSDAVTISVDTIRPVANAGFDRIITCTNPTFVLGATAVAGNTYSWSPAAGLNNPAIAQPTVSQPNTYTLTVTNTGNSCVSTDVADISRDTSSPAANAGPDNIITCTNPTFVIGTAAVAGQTYSWAPAAGLSNPNIAQPTASTTGTFTLTSTKTVNGCTKSDAVTITVDTLRPVANATANQTITCANPTFVIGAPAVAGNTYSWSPAAGLSNPAIAQPTVSASGTFTLTATNTTNGCTSSDAVTISVDTIRPVANAGFNRIITCTNPTFVLGAAAVAGNTYSWSPAAGLSDPAIAQPTVSTTGTYTLTVTKTVNGCTATDAATISVDTTRPTANAGTDRTLTCSNTSFVIGTAAAAGNSYSWSPALGLSNPAIAQPTVSTTGTFTLTVTKTVNGCSSADNVTITVDTIRPGANAGTDKLITCSNPTHVIGTAAIAGNTYNWTPAFGLSDPAIAQPTASTTGTYTLTVTRSANGCTSVDAMTISVDTSKPVANAGTDKTITCSNPTHVIGTAAIAGNTYSWSPAAGLSNPAVAQPTVSTTGTFTVTVTKTANGCTNSNDVIVAVDTSRPIANAGADKIITCANPTHVIGTGAIAGNTYAWSPAAGVSDPAIARPVVSTTGTYTVTVTKTANGCTSSDAVLISVDTSRPAANAGTDKIITCANPTHIIGDPAVAGNTYAWSPALGLSNPAIAQPTVSTTGTFTLTVTQTSNGCTRTDDVLITVDTIRPVADAGADKIITCSNPTHVIGTAAIAGNTYAWNPALGLSNPAIARPTASNTGTYTLTVTRTANGCTASDAVIVSVDTSRPVANAGLDKINTCANPTHVIGAAAIAGNTYAWAPAAGLSDPAIAQPTASTTGTYTLTVTKSFNGCTASDAVIVSVDTSRPVANAGADKIITCDDPTHVIGSPAIAGQTYAWSPALGLSNPAIAQPTASTTGTYTVTVTKSVNGCTAVDAIIVSVDTSRPVANAGADKIITCTNPAHVIGTAASAGNTYAWSPALGLSDPALDQPTASTTGTYTLTVTKSVNGCTAVDAMIVSVDTSRPVANAGVNKIITCANPTHVIGTAAIAGNTYAWSPALGLSNTAIAQPTAAATGTFTLTVTQTSNGCSKSDEVIVTVDTIHPLANAGADKIITCDNPTHVIGTPAIAGNTYAWAPAAGLSDPAIAQPTANTTGIYSVIVTKTVNGCTNSDAVSVAVDTSRPVASAGTDKTITCSNPAHVIGTAAIAGNTYAWAPAAGLSNPAVAQPTAVSIGTFTLTVTKTVNGCTAADVVSVDVDTTRPVTDAGPDKTLTCVVKSVSIGTQAISGNTYKWTPATGLNNTAAAQPVANTVGTYLVTVTKTANGCSDSDNMNVTIDTITPLADAGPDQTLICININTTQSVTLGVAPIANMSYAWTPANLVSDNTSPQPSANNSATYAVTVTNDINGCKASDTTVIDSEDCFCDFYVPSAFSPNNDGVNDLFFAFINCDKFNDFEFSIFNRWGELVFKTNDITLGWNGMYKSEDQQVDSYEWIVEYFDILRNKRIFKKGIVTLLK; from the coding sequence ATGAAGAAACTATACATCATCCTTTCATTTATTTTATGTTTTTTATGGGCACATTTTGATGCATCCAGTCAGGCAACATATGTCAGGCCGTGTTATAGTATAAATGCAGGTGTGGATGTAACACAATGCAGCGAAACATGTATTGACCCCAATAGGACTGCTATTCCGCAATATGATAACCGGGCCACTAACACATATCTGGTTCAGCAAATGACACTACCAAGCCCATCGTATAATACTACCGGAACAAATGTAATTGTCGACCAGGATGATATCTGGAGCGGTGTTGTTCCAATAGGTTTTAATTTTTGTTTCTTTGGAAATAGTTACAACAGATTGGTAATTGGAGCAAATGGCTTGATTTCATTTAATCTGGGATATGCAGGTGCCTATTGTCCATGGTCATATTCCGGAGGTATTCCTGATGCCGGAAAACCGATCAATTCTATCATGGGTCCTTATACAGACATCGATCCAAGTGTAGGATTCAGTCCGAACAGAATTAATTTCTATACAGAAGGCGTATATCCTTGCAGAAGATTTGTAATCAATTTCTACAGAATTCCGATGTTTTCCTGTACTGGCTCCTTACATACTTCTCAAATAGTCCTACACGAAGCGTATAATATCATTGATGTTATTATCAACAATAAACCAGTTTGTTCTTCCTGGAATGGAGGGCGAGGTATAATCGGAATTCAAAATGCTGCAGGTAGTGTTGCTTTTTCTGCACCTGGAAACAACCCTTCTACATCGTCATTTGGAAATACCTGTTTCAGATTTTATCCAAATGGTGCACTACAGCAAACCATTAACTGGACAGATAATGGTACTGTTGTTTCCAATACAGCAACATTAAATGCTTCTGTATGTCCAAATACTACCAAAACGTATGTTGCAAATTTAGTGAATAACAGGTGTGATGGTTCAAGTGTAACGGTAAGAGATACCTTTATCTTCAGGGTAAACGCCTTGCCTGTTGCCAATGCCGGACCTGATAAATCCCTTAGCTGTATCACACCAAATATTACATTAGGTGCCCCGGCAGTAGCCGGACATACCTATACCTGGTCTCCGGCAGCAGGATTAAGCAATTCCAATATTGCCCAACCTACAACCAACACTCCAAACACCTATATTTTAACTGTTAGAAATACCCTAACTGGATGTACTAAGAGAGATACCGTGGTTATATCTCCTTTAAGATTTCCAACAGCCAATGCAGGGGCAGATAAAACAATCACCTGTTTAAATCCTTCTGTCAGCATAGGTACACCCGCCATAGTGGGATTCACCTATTCCTGGTCACCGGCTGCCGGATTGAATAATTCATCATTAGCTCAACCGAATGCCTCTCAGCCGAATACCTATACACTTACAATACGAAATGACACGACCGGTTGTACTGCTACTGATCCTGTAATTGTTTCTATTGACACGGTAAGTCCGGGCGCAAATGCCGGCAGCGACCAGACACTCACCTGCGCAAATGTGTCGTTTGTCATTGGTTCTCCATCTGTTGGTGGGAATACTTATTCCTGGTCTCCTGCCGCAGGATTAAATAATCCTGCCATAGCCCAACCCACTGCCAGCCTTCCAAATAACTACACACTCACTGTAACCAAAAGTTCTAACGGATGTACGTCAACAGATGCTGTACTTATTAATCAAAACACTACAGTACCTGTTGCCAATGCCGGGATTGACAGGACGCTGACGTGCAGCACCAATAGTTTTGTCATTGGCACTGCCGCAATTGCAGGGAATACCTACAGTTGGTCACCTGCTGCCGGATTAAGTAATCCAGCCATAGCCCAACCTACCGCTACACAACCCAACACCTTTATCCTTACAGTTACCAATACCGCAACCAGCTGTACAAATACAGATACTGTTGTAATAGCCCGAGATACTTCCTCTCCTGCTGCGAATGCAGGGCCGGATAACATCATCACCTGTACCAACCCTACTTTTGTCATCGGTACCGCTGCTGTCGCCGGTCAAACCTATAGCTGGGCGCCGGCCGCCGGATTAAGCAATCCCAACATCGCACAGCCTACCGCTTCCACTACCGGTACCTTTACACTCACTTCCACCAAGACCGTCAACGGTTGTACAAAGTCAGATGCCGTAACCATCACCGTGGATACCTTACGGCCTGTCGCCAATGCTACCGCCAATCAGACCATCACCTGTGCCAATCCGACTTTTGTCATTGGTGCGCCAGCCGTCGCAGGAAATACCTACTCGTGGTCGCCGGCTGCCGGGTTAAGCAATCCAGCCATTGCTCAGCCTACCGTTTCTGCTAGCGGAACCTTTACGATTACCGCTACCAATACCACCAATGGTTGTTCATCTTCCGATGCCGTAACCATTTCTGTCGATACGATAAGACCCGTGGCAAATGCCGGTTTTGACAGAATCATCACCTGTACCAATCCAACCTTTGTCTTGGGCGCAACAGCTGTCGCAGGCAATACCTACAGTTGGTCGCCGGCTGCCGGATTAAACAATCCGGCCATTGCTCAGCCTACCGTTTCACAACCCAATACCTATACACTGACCGTAACAAATACCGGCAATAGTTGTGTCAGTACCGATGTTGCAGACATTTCCCGAGATACTTCCTCTCCTGCTGCGAATGCAGGGCCGGATAACATCATCACCTGTACCAACCCTACTTTTGTCATCGGTACCGCTGCTGTCGCCGGTCAAACCTATAGCTGGGCGCCGGCCGCCGGATTAAGCAATCCCAACATCGCACAGCCTACCGCTTCCACTACCGGTACCTTTACACTCACTTCCACCAAGACCGTCAACGGTTGTACAAAGTCAGATGCCGTAACCATCACCGTGGATACCTTACGGCCTGTCGCCAATGCTACCGCCAATCAGACCATCACCTGTGCCAATCCGACTTTTGTCATTGGTGCGCCAGCCGTCGCAGGAAATACCTACTCGTGGTCGCCGGCTGCCGGGTTATCCAATCCAGCCATTGCTCAGCCTACCGTTTCTGCTAGCGGAACCTTTACGCTTACCGCTACCAATACCACCAATGGTTGTACTTCTTCCGATGCCGTAACCATTTCTGTCGATACGATAAGGCCCGTGGCAAATGCCGGTTTTAACAGAATCATCACCTGTACCAATCCAACCTTTGTCTTGGGCGCAGCAGCGGTCGCAGGAAATACCTACAGTTGGTCGCCGGCTGCCGGATTAAGCGATCCGGCCATTGCACAGCCTACCGTTTCGACCACCGGTACCTACACTTTAACCGTCACCAAAACGGTGAATGGCTGTACCGCGACTGATGCTGCCACTATTTCCGTTGATACCACCAGACCTACAGCCAATGCCGGTACGGATCGAACACTTACCTGTTCAAATACCAGTTTTGTTATTGGAACTGCGGCGGCGGCGGGTAACTCTTATTCCTGGTCACCGGCTTTAGGTTTGTCAAATCCAGCCATCGCCCAACCAACCGTTTCCACCACCGGTACCTTTACTCTAACCGTGACTAAAACGGTGAATGGTTGCAGCTCCGCTGATAATGTAACCATCACGGTAGATACAATACGTCCCGGAGCAAATGCGGGAACGGATAAACTTATCACCTGTTCCAATCCTACGCATGTAATCGGTACCGCTGCCATCGCTGGCAATACGTATAACTGGACTCCGGCTTTTGGTCTTTCTGATCCTGCCATCGCACAACCTACTGCCTCAACAACCGGTACTTACACATTAACCGTGACCAGATCCGCAAATGGGTGTACTTCCGTTGATGCCATGACCATATCCGTTGATACATCCAAGCCTGTTGCCAACGCCGGTACAGATAAGACCATCACCTGTTCCAATCCTACGCATGTCATCGGTACCGCTGCCATTGCAGGTAATACCTACTCCTGGTCACCAGCTGCCGGGTTATCCAATCCCGCTGTCGCTCAGCCTACCGTTTCTACCACTGGTACCTTTACCGTAACCGTCACCAAAACGGCAAACGGGTGTACCAACTCCAATGATGTTATCGTCGCCGTTGATACCTCTCGTCCTATAGCCAATGCAGGGGCCGATAAAATAATCACCTGCGCCAATCCCACCCATGTCATCGGTACCGGTGCTATTGCCGGGAATACCTATGCCTGGTCGCCCGCAGCAGGGGTAAGCGACCCCGCCATTGCCAGGCCTGTCGTTTCCACTACCGGTACCTATACCGTAACCGTAACCAAAACGGCCAACGGGTGTACTTCATCCGATGCCGTCCTCATTTCTGTCGATACTTCACGCCCTGCCGCCAATGCAGGAACCGATAAAATAATCACCTGTGCCAACCCTACCCATATCATCGGTGACCCTGCTGTGGCTGGCAACACCTATGCATGGTCTCCCGCTTTAGGTTTGTCTAATCCGGCCATTGCCCAGCCTACCGTCTCTACGACCGGTACCTTTACCCTTACCGTCACTCAGACATCCAATGGTTGTACACGGACCGATGATGTCCTCATTACCGTCGATACCATCCGTCCTGTTGCCGATGCGGGTGCCGATAAAATTATTACCTGCTCCAACCCCACACATGTCATTGGTACGGCGGCCATTGCAGGGAATACCTATGCCTGGAATCCTGCATTGGGACTAAGCAACCCCGCCATTGCAAGGCCTACCGCTTCCAACACAGGCACCTATACCCTAACTGTTACCAGAACGGCCAACGGCTGTACCGCCTCCGATGCGGTCATCGTTTCCGTTGACACCTCCAGGCCTGTCGCCAATGCAGGGTTGGATAAAATAAATACCTGTGCCAATCCGACTCATGTCATCGGAGCTGCAGCCATTGCAGGCAATACCTATGCATGGGCACCCGCTGCCGGGTTGAGCGATCCGGCCATCGCGCAACCGACCGCTTCCACTACAGGTACTTATACCTTAACCGTCACTAAATCCTTCAACGGATGTACCGCCTCTGATGCTGTTATCGTTTCCGTAGATACCTCCAGACCTGTCGCCAATGCAGGTGCGGATAAAATAATTACCTGTGACGATCCGACTCACGTCATCGGATCCCCGGCCATTGCCGGCCAGACCTATGCCTGGTCGCCGGCTTTGGGACTAAGTAATCCTGCCATTGCACAGCCGACTGCGTCTACCACCGGAACCTATACCGTAACCGTCACCAAATCCGTAAACGGCTGTACTGCCGTCGATGCGATAATCGTATCCGTTGACACCTCCCGACCTGTCGCCAATGCAGGAGCGGATAAAATCATCACCTGTACAAACCCTGCTCATGTAATCGGTACTGCTGCCAGTGCAGGGAACACCTACGCATGGTCGCCGGCTTTGGGGCTGAGTGATCCGGCGCTGGATCAGCCTACCGCTTCCACTACCGGAACCTATACATTAACCGTAACCAAATCCGTAAACGGCTGTACTGCCGTCGATGCGATGATCGTATCCGTTGACACCTCCCGGCCTGTCGCCAATGCAGGTGTCAATAAGATAATTACCTGTGCCAATCCCACTCATGTCATCGGTACTGCTGCCATCGCAGGGAATACCTATGCCTGGTCGCCGGCTTTGGGCTTAAGTAATACTGCCATTGCACAGCCCACGGCTGCAGCTACCGGTACCTTTACGCTTACCGTGACTCAAACCTCCAACGGATGTTCCAAATCCGACGAAGTGATTGTTACCGTGGATACCATTCATCCCCTTGCCAATGCAGGAGCCGATAAGATAATCACCTGCGACAATCCTACCCATGTTATCGGTACACCTGCCATTGCAGGCAATACCTACGCATGGGCGCCAGCAGCAGGGTTAAGCGATCCGGCCATCGCTCAGCCTACTGCCAACACCACAGGCATCTATTCCGTTATCGTAACCAAAACCGTCAACGGATGTACTAATTCGGATGCCGTCAGCGTTGCTGTCGATACCTCCAGGCCTGTTGCCAGCGCCGGTACAGATAAGACCATCACCTGTTCCAATCCTGCTCATGTAATCGGTACCGCTGCCATTGCAGGGAACACCTATGCATGGGCACCCGCAGCCGGTTTATCCAATCCCGCTGTCGCTCAGCCTACCGCTGTTTCTATCGGTACATTTACTTTAACCGTAACTAAAACCGTCAACGGATGTACTGCCGCGGATGTCGTATCGGTGGATGTTGATACGACCAGACCCGTAACCGATGCAGGGCCTGATAAAACCTTAACCTGTGTCGTGAAGTCTGTCTCTATCGGTACGCAGGCCATCTCCGGGAACACCTATAAATGGACGCCGGCGACGGGGCTGAACAACACCGCTGCTGCCCAACCTGTGGCAAATACAGTCGGCACTTACCTCGTGACCGTGACTAAAACCGCAAACGGATGCAGTGACTCTGACAACATGAATGTAACCATCGACACCATCACACCGCTGGCTGATGCAGGACCTGACCAGACCCTTATCTGTATCAATATAAACACCACTCAGAGTGTAACGCTCGGTGTCGCACCCATTGCCAATATGAGCTACGCCTGGACGCCCGCCAACCTGGTCAGTGATAATACAAGCCCGCAGCCTTCCGCCAATAACAGCGCAACCTATGCCGTTACCGTCACTAATGACATCAACGGTTGTAAGGCTTCCGATACCACCGTCATTGACAGCGAGGATTGTTTCTGTGACTTCTATGTCCCTTCGGCTTTCTCCCCCAACAACGACGGGGTAAATGACCTGTTCTTCGCTTTTATCAATTGTGATAAATTCAATGATTTTGAATTCAGCATTTTTAACCGGTGGGGGGAGCTCGTTTTCAAAACAAATGATATAACCCTCGGGTGGAACGGTATGTACAAAAGTGAAGATCAGCAGGTCGACTCCTACGAATGGATTGTCGAATACTTCGACATCCTCAGAAATAAACGTATATTCAAAAAAGGTATCGTAACCCTATTGAAATAA